One Thermococcus sp. genomic region harbors:
- the cutA gene encoding divalent cation tolerance protein CutA codes for MEAIFVYTTFPDWGSARKTVRELLERKLAVCANLREHEAIYWGEDRVREEKEVGVLLKTEVGKWKELKEAIRDLHPYEVPVIARIDLDKLNREYSEWMGQVLFE; via the coding sequence ATGGAGGCAATATTCGTCTATACCACTTTTCCGGACTGGGGGAGCGCCAGAAAGACAGTGAGGGAACTCCTTGAGCGGAAGCTTGCGGTCTGCGCTAACCTGCGCGAGCACGAAGCGATATACTGGGGGGAAGATAGGGTAAGAGAGGAGAAAGAGGTTGGAGTTCTCCTCAAAACAGAGGTGGGTAAGTGGAAGGAACTCAAAGAGGCCATAAGGGACCTCCACCCCTACGAGGTACCCGTTATCGCGAGAATCGACCTTGACAAGCTCAACCGCGAGTACTCCGAGTGGATGGGGCAGGTGCTCTTTGAATGA
- a CDS encoding DUF99 family protein: MIRKVKPQIRVVGFDDGTFSFSSKLNRDKTILIGVVMKGSQEVVGALSRWITVDGTDATDAMIDAVTSSRFEDLRVILLKGITYGGFNVIDLERLNSETGLPVIVIVRKKPDIEAMENALRKHFPDADRRIALLQKAPSLVELLPEKLYLQAVGVDEGTAREIIRVTTRTGLTPEPLRLAHMIASAVMTGESTRE, translated from the coding sequence ATGATACGAAAGGTCAAACCTCAGATTCGCGTCGTCGGCTTCGACGACGGCACCTTCTCCTTTTCCTCCAAACTCAACCGGGATAAGACCATCCTTATCGGCGTCGTTATGAAGGGTTCGCAGGAGGTTGTGGGGGCCCTCTCGCGCTGGATAACCGTCGACGGAACCGATGCGACCGACGCCATGATAGACGCCGTTACCTCCTCCCGCTTTGAGGATTTGAGGGTCATCCTCCTCAAGGGGATAACCTACGGGGGCTTCAACGTAATCGACCTGGAGCGCTTGAACAGTGAGACAGGTCTTCCAGTCATTGTCATCGTTAGGAAAAAGCCCGACATAGAGGCCATGGAGAACGCCCTGAGAAAGCACTTCCCAGATGCTGACCGGAGGATTGCACTCCTCCAAAAGGCTCCATCCCTCGTGGAACTCCTCCCAGAGAAGCTCTACCTCCAGGCGGTTGGCGTCGACGAGGGAACAGCTAGGGAGATAATCCGCGTAACCACGAGAACAGGCCTAACACCGGAACCGCTCAGACTGGCCCACATGATAGCAAGTGCGGTGATGACCGGCGAGAGCACGAGGGAGTAG
- a CDS encoding universal stress protein: protein MFNRVLYPTDFSEVSLHALRECIPRLAKLEIKELHLLNVVDITMAEFEAFELESVYRKKLERLAREVEEECGGKTRIKADVRIGIPSIEIAKAAEEAGAELIVIPSVGENIWRRMFVGSTASNLVRAAKKPVLLIKYTERDGKFEFSGDCERMFERPLVALDFSRCSVKLVQTVRKFRERVKGGILIHSVDYGGVDELEHNMAVAKKNLEKSTKGLGEMFEIEVMVGTASQAIIGTSLAKNSTLIVLGKKGRSFIKDLLLGSTAERVIRDSRLPVLLVPCE, encoded by the coding sequence ATGTTCAACAGAGTTTTATACCCTACGGATTTCTCGGAGGTCTCCCTCCATGCCCTCCGCGAGTGCATACCGAGGCTCGCAAAGCTCGAGATCAAGGAGCTTCACCTCCTCAACGTCGTCGACATAACCATGGCCGAGTTTGAGGCCTTTGAGCTTGAGAGCGTTTACAGGAAGAAGCTTGAGAGACTCGCAAGAGAAGTGGAGGAGGAATGCGGCGGAAAAACCCGGATAAAGGCGGACGTGAGGATAGGAATTCCCTCGATAGAGATAGCTAAAGCTGCTGAGGAAGCGGGGGCAGAGCTTATAGTCATCCCGAGCGTCGGGGAGAACATCTGGCGGCGCATGTTCGTGGGAAGCACTGCATCTAACCTCGTGAGGGCCGCGAAGAAGCCAGTTCTCCTTATCAAGTATACCGAGAGGGACGGGAAGTTCGAGTTCTCCGGTGACTGCGAACGGATGTTCGAAAGGCCGCTCGTGGCGCTGGACTTCTCTAGGTGCTCAGTTAAGCTGGTTCAGACGGTCAGGAAGTTCAGAGAGCGTGTAAAGGGCGGAATCCTGATCCACTCCGTTGACTACGGTGGGGTTGACGAACTCGAACACAACATGGCAGTGGCCAAGAAGAACCTGGAGAAGTCGACGAAGGGCTTAGGAGAGATGTTCGAAATCGAGGTGATGGTGGGAACTGCCAGCCAAGCAATAATAGGCACCTCTCTCGCAAAGAACTCAACCCTGATAGTGCTTGGAAAGAAGGGCAGGAGCTTCATAAAGGACCTGCTTCTCGGTTCGACCGCAGAGAGGGTGATAAGGGACTCAAGGCTCCCGGTTCTACTGGTACCGTGTGAATGA
- a CDS encoding ABC transporter ATP-binding protein, producing MGKGKVVLKAVELYKSYSMGKGVMVPALRGASLEVHEGEFLSIMGPSGSGKTTLLNMLGLLDVPDSGELYIDGASVIGLDDDELSEMRLRKIGFIFQQYNLIPTLTSLENVEVPMILARVPRRVRLKRAMELLRMVGIPHMVDHKPPEMSGGQQQRVAIARALANEPSIILADEPTGNLDTKASEDIVKLMRRLNKERGTTFVIVTHDVDVARKTDRVLRIRDGKLYEVKEI from the coding sequence ATGGGGAAGGGGAAGGTTGTTTTAAAGGCCGTTGAGCTTTACAAGAGCTACAGTATGGGGAAGGGAGTGATGGTTCCAGCTCTGAGGGGGGCGAGCCTTGAAGTCCATGAGGGAGAGTTCCTCAGCATAATGGGTCCGAGCGGGAGTGGAAAAACCACCCTGTTGAACATGCTCGGTCTCCTCGACGTTCCTGACTCGGGGGAACTTTACATAGATGGAGCATCTGTGATAGGCCTAGACGACGACGAGCTTTCAGAGATGCGGCTGAGGAAGATAGGATTCATCTTCCAGCAGTACAACCTCATACCCACACTAACGTCCCTTGAGAACGTTGAGGTTCCGATGATACTGGCGCGGGTTCCAAGGCGGGTCAGGTTGAAGAGGGCCATGGAGCTTCTTCGTATGGTGGGCATCCCCCACATGGTTGATCATAAACCTCCGGAGATGAGCGGCGGCCAGCAGCAGCGCGTTGCAATAGCGAGGGCGCTGGCCAATGAACCCAGCATAATACTCGCCGACGAGCCAACTGGAAACCTAGACACAAAGGCCTCTGAGGATATAGTGAAACTAATGAGGAGACTTAATAAGGAGCGGGGCACAACCTTCGTTATCGTAACCCACGATGTGGACGTTGCGAGGAAAACCGATAGGGTTTTGAGGATACGCGATGGAAAACTCTACGAGGTGAAGGAGATTTGA